In the Clostridium beijerinckii genome, one interval contains:
- the dltD gene encoding D-alanyl-lipoteichoic acid biosynthesis protein DltD, producing MKKKLIYMLFPIITAVVTVMLLNIFLDKEIGAMLKSKDLTEINIEYGSSYKDRGLVYNEFVTNNNYQILEGSSELGAPVSQLATTFFPVEGMDTIVTNGRAYCQDLTQISNLGSQNTQRKPNVAFIISLQWFMSDHGVDGTDFQANFAPVQFYKFLSNKEISEEHKKTYTARVDKLLSGSSQYIPEKLYAKLYTNDNLISKVSSVIFKPYFVARENIVELKDKGLLYRRLKKLPEKSEKQLRTVDWNEEHKKAEEEAKKQVTNNEFYVYDTYYDKNLKNNLQSQKDINKNVDLMNSKEFDDYELYLDTCVDLGIKPYIILAPTNGRWYDYTGMTKQSRDEFFDKVEEMAKERGFEVLNLKDQEYTPYFMCDVMHLGWKGWLEIDEQLYKRNKEK from the coding sequence ATGAAAAAAAAGCTTATATATATGTTATTCCCTATTATTACAGCTGTAGTAACCGTTATGTTACTTAATATTTTTTTGGATAAAGAAATAGGAGCTATGTTAAAAAGCAAGGATTTAACTGAAATAAATATAGAGTATGGGAGCAGCTATAAAGATAGAGGACTCGTATATAATGAATTTGTTACAAATAATAACTATCAAATATTAGAGGGGTCATCAGAGTTAGGGGCACCAGTCTCACAATTAGCTACAACCTTTTTCCCTGTAGAAGGAATGGATACAATCGTAACTAATGGTAGAGCATATTGCCAGGACTTGACTCAGATATCTAATTTAGGAAGCCAGAATACCCAGAGGAAACCAAATGTTGCATTTATAATTTCACTTCAGTGGTTTATGAGTGATCATGGTGTTGACGGGACAGACTTTCAAGCTAATTTTGCACCAGTGCAATTTTATAAATTTTTATCAAATAAGGAAATAAGTGAAGAACATAAAAAGACATATACAGCTAGAGTGGATAAGCTTTTATCAGGAAGCTCACAATATATACCAGAAAAGCTTTATGCAAAACTTTATACAAACGATAATTTAATATCTAAAGTATCAAGTGTTATATTTAAGCCATATTTTGTTGCAAGGGAAAATATTGTTGAACTTAAAGACAAAGGTCTATTATATAGAAGGTTAAAGAAACTACCTGAAAAATCAGAAAAACAGCTAAGAACAGTTGATTGGAATGAAGAGCATAAGAAGGCCGAGGAAGAAGCAAAGAAACAAGTAACTAATAATGAGTTCTACGTATATGACACATATTATGACAAGAATTTAAAAAATAATTTACAATCTCAAAAAGATATAAATAAAAATGTTGATTTAATGAATTCAAAAGAATTTGATGACTATGAATTATATTTAGACACTTGTGTTGATCTTGGTATAAAGCCATATATAATTTTAGCACCAACTAATGGAAGATGGTATGATTACACTGGAATGACTAAGCAAAGTAGAGATGAGTTTTTCGATAAAGTGGAAGAAATGGCTAAAGAAAGAGGATTTGAAGTTTTGAACTTAAAAGATCAAGAATATACGCCTTATTTTATGTGTGATGTAATGCATCTAGGATGGAAAGGATGGCTTGAAATTGATGAGCAACTTTATAAACGAAATAAAGAAAAATAG